A window of SAR324 cluster bacterium genomic DNA:
TCACCAAGAAGTGGTGGGCCGTCTGTAAGCCTTTGTCAAGCACCAGTAGAGACCCGTAAGGAGGGAGAACATTGGTCCATGATGGAGGAAGTGTTTTATGATGATCCCAGCTAAAATTCTTTTCACAGTGTTCAAACTTTAAGAATTTCTAACAAACAGAGTCCACATAAAGAATTAGGCTCATTGCCATTAATTCTGCTTTCAAATAGCCAAATAATTGATTTTCAAATGTAAAGGAGGGTCATAATACCAATTATCGACACACACCAACATCTTTGGGATCTAAAGGCCCTCTCGCTAAATTGGGTCACCGGTGACAAGGTCATGGACCATAGCTACCTCATGTCCGATTATTTGGAGGCCTCAAAAGGGACGAGAATAGAGCAAACTGTTTATATGGAAGTGAACGTCAATCCTGATTGTGTTGAGGATGAAATCCAGCAGATGAGCGCCCTCTTTATCTCGAGTCAGACGCCGATGAGAAAGATTGTGATTGCTGAGAATCCAGCATCATCTGAATTTGACACCTTTCTGAATAAGCATACTCAAAATCAATTTGTAAGAGGTTTGAGGTGATGCTTAATATTCCTGAGACCAAACCCGGACATTGCTTACAAGCTAAGTTTGTAGATGGAATACAAGAATTGGGTAGGCGTGGGCTGCTGTTTGACATCTGTATCCGCCCTTCAGAAATTTCTGATGCAGCCAAGCTCGTTGCCACCTGTCCTGAGACAACTTTTGTCATCGATAATTGTGGGAATGCTGATCCTCACCTAGTCAATGGAGAAAAAAACCTTGGAGAGAAACACGATGGATCGCCTTTCTGGCACACAGCTAAGGGTTGGAAAGAGGACATCGCAGCTCTCGGGGCCTTACCCAGTACCTTTTGCAAGATTTCTGGAATCGTTGCTAGGGCTCAAGAGGGATGGAATGCTGAAACTCTAACACCAACTATCAACCACTGTTTGGATAGTTTTGGTGAGGATCGGGTAATTTTTGGTGGAGACTGGCCTGTTTGTCTGTTTGAAACTCAGTTGAACCAGTGGGTTGCTGCTTATTGGGAGGTATTGTCGAAACGAAGTGAGATTTTCCAAAAGAAAGCAATGTACAGTAACGCGATCCAACTCTACCAACTTCATGGGTCCTAATGAGGTATGACTTTATCGGAGACATTCATGGCCATGCTCATTTACTGGAAAGAATCTTACTGAAACTAGGCTATCAGTCGAAGGAAAATTCATATATTGCCTCAGATGTAGAACGAAAAGTTATTTTTCTAGGTGATTACATTGACCGGGGTCTACAGAATCGGAGGGTGATCGAAATCGTCCGTGACATGACAGAAAAAGGGCAGGCAATTGCCTTGATGGGAAATCATGAGTTCAACGCCATCTGCTACCATACCCCTTCGTCATCAGGTAACAATTACCTGCGGCCGCACTCCACCAGAAACAAGAAACAACACAAATCTTTCCTCCTTGAATACCAGGTTAATTCAGCTGAACTGGAGGAGACAATATCCTGGTTTCGAAGTTTACCCATCTGGTGGGAGGATCCTGATGTAAGGGCTATCCACGCCTGTTGGTATGAACCAGCCAGAGAATTTCTTTTATATAATAGGCTGTCAGATCCGCAAGGTCAGATCATCACCGATGATTGGGAAGTCTTTGTGGAAGAACATGATTCCGATGAACAGATGAATCCATTTAGAGCATTGGAGATTTTGATCAAGGGACCAGAAATG
This region includes:
- a CDS encoding metallophosphoesterase — its product is MRYDFIGDIHGHAHLLERILLKLGYQSKENSYIASDVERKVIFLGDYIDRGLQNRRVIEIVRDMTEKGQAIALMGNHEFNAICYHTPSSSGNNYLRPHSTRNKKQHKSFLLEYQVNSAELEETISWFRSLPIWWEDPDVRAIHACWYEPAREFLLYNRLSDPQGQIITDDWEVFVEEHDSDEQMNPFRALEILIKGPEMFLGKEAYIDNLGYKRKHGRFKWWHPEPKNFGELVALGKDGSDSPFSESQLNEQQQYLYSSDKKIFFGHYAQFEMVLQPKLCCLDLRAGQNGPLFAYSWSGEKSLTETNLVSVFP
- a CDS encoding amidohydrolase family protein, with the translated sequence MLNIPETKPGHCLQAKFVDGIQELGRRGLLFDICIRPSEISDAAKLVATCPETTFVIDNCGNADPHLVNGEKNLGEKHDGSPFWHTAKGWKEDIAALGALPSTFCKISGIVARAQEGWNAETLTPTINHCLDSFGEDRVIFGGDWPVCLFETQLNQWVAAYWEVLSKRSEIFQKKAMYSNAIQLYQLHGS